The following are from one region of the Chanos chanos chromosome 10, fChaCha1.1, whole genome shotgun sequence genome:
- the tsc22d1 gene encoding TSC22 domain family protein 1 isoform X2, with translation MNSPCYTVAMDLGVCQFRNFSISFLSSLLGTESSSTKLDNSSSGASVVAIDNKIEQAMDLVKSHLMYAVREEVEVLKEQIKELIERNSQLEQENNLLKNLASPEQLAQFQAQVQSGSPPASTQASQPSATPAQLASQNSGPSA, from the exons ATGAATTCTCCATGCTATACAGTTGCGATGGATCTTGGTGTTTGTCAGTTTAGAAATTTTTCAATATCTTTCCTATCATCATTGTTGGGGACCGAAAGTTCGTCAACCAAGCTCGACAATAG TTCTTCAGGCGCCAGTGTTGTGGCCATAGACAATAAAATTGAACAAGCCATG GATTTAGTGAAGAGTCACTTAATGTATGCTGTTCGAGAGGAAGTGGAGGTTTTGAAAGAACAGATCAAAGAACTGATAGAACGGAACTCTCaactggagcaggagaacaACCTGCTAAAAAACCTAGCCAGTCCTGAGCAGCTTGCTCAGTTTCAGGCACAGGTTCAAAGTGGCTCACCACCAGCGTCCACACAAGCATCACAGCCATCTGCCACCCCAGCCCAGCTCGCTTCACAGAACTCTGGACCCTCTGCGTAG
- the tsc22d1 gene encoding TSC22 domain family protein 1 isoform X3: MRETVLRVQGRDEMAMKLLFWELEQHLKSSSGASVVAIDNKIEQAMDLVKSHLMYAVREEVEVLKEQIKELIERNSQLEQENNLLKNLASPEQLAQFQAQVQSGSPPASTQASQPSATPAQLASQNSGPSA; the protein is encoded by the exons ATGAGAGAAACGGTTCTCCGAGTTCAAGGCCGAGACGAAATGGCCATGAAGCTATTGTTCTGGGAGTTGGAACAGCATTTGAAGAG TTCTTCAGGCGCCAGTGTTGTGGCCATAGACAATAAAATTGAACAAGCCATG GATTTAGTGAAGAGTCACTTAATGTATGCTGTTCGAGAGGAAGTGGAGGTTTTGAAAGAACAGATCAAAGAACTGATAGAACGGAACTCTCaactggagcaggagaacaACCTGCTAAAAAACCTAGCCAGTCCTGAGCAGCTTGCTCAGTTTCAGGCACAGGTTCAAAGTGGCTCACCACCAGCGTCCACACAAGCATCACAGCCATCTGCCACCCCAGCCCAGCTCGCTTCACAGAACTCTGGACCCTCTGCGTAG